One segment of Saprospiraceae bacterium DNA contains the following:
- a CDS encoding class I SAM-dependent methyltransferase has product MKNNYDDFFAANRHGWNLRTEVHKTSEFYDVEKWKQGGSSLTPIELREVGDVAGKSLLHLQCHFGQDTLSWARLGAQVTGCDLSDKATEYARQLSAELGIPAQFVCCNLFDLPAHLDGQFDIVFTSYGTIGWLPELASWAKVINHFLKPGGLFYIAEFHPVVWMFDEQMAFFKYPYHNMGVIETEQSGTYADRSASIAYKEFGWNHSLSEVVNSLTGEGLRIEFLNEYPYSPFDCFDKTVKGDDGNYRIRGLEGIIPMVFSIGARKQ; this is encoded by the coding sequence ATGAAAAACAATTACGACGACTTTTTTGCCGCCAACCGGCACGGCTGGAACCTTCGGACCGAAGTGCACAAGACCTCCGAATTCTACGACGTGGAAAAATGGAAGCAAGGCGGCAGCAGCCTTACGCCTATCGAGCTGCGCGAGGTGGGCGATGTGGCGGGCAAATCGCTCTTGCACCTTCAATGTCATTTTGGGCAGGACACGCTTTCTTGGGCGCGACTGGGGGCACAGGTGACGGGTTGCGACCTTTCGGACAAGGCCACTGAGTACGCCCGCCAGTTGTCGGCGGAGTTGGGCATACCCGCCCAGTTTGTCTGCTGCAATCTTTTTGACCTGCCCGCACACTTGGATGGCCAATTCGACATTGTTTTCACTTCTTATGGCACGATTGGGTGGCTACCCGAACTAGCAAGTTGGGCCAAGGTGATAAATCATTTTCTGAAACCCGGCGGCCTTTTCTACATTGCCGAGTTTCACCCGGTGGTATGGATGTTCGATGAGCAGATGGCTTTTTTCAAATACCCTTATCACAACATGGGGGTCATCGAAACCGAACAGTCGGGCACTTACGCGGACCGCTCTGCAAGCATAGCGTACAAGGAGTTTGGCTGGAATCACAGCCTTTCGGAGGTCGTGAACAGTTTGACGGGCGAAGGCTTGCGCATCGAGTTTTTGAACGAGTACCCCTATTCCCCTTTCGATTGTTTCGATAAAACGGTGAAAGGCGACGACGGCAACTACCGCATTCGAGGGTTGGAAGGAATC